Genomic window (Oncorhynchus masou masou isolate Uvic2021 chromosome 9, UVic_Omas_1.1, whole genome shotgun sequence):
ATCAATACTTCTTTGTGGGAACTGATATATTACCTATGACATTTATCTGACTACTATTAATAGCGTTTCCTATGACTCCATAGATATATGCACTGAGTTGTCCACAATGTTCTGAAATGAAATAGGTTTTGGGGATTTTATTTtgatatactgtactcaatacagcGGACTTCTAACCTAAGATGGCTTATTTTCGTGTCAATCATGCTCCAATTTCAGACCTGCTACTGCTGCTCTGTACTGTATATTATCTGAAAAAGACTACATTCTGTTAAATATGAATTCAATtgtatctgtaatgatgtctgtttTTATGAGAATATAGTAAAAGTACTGCTTATGAACTAGCCGTAACAATACATACTATTTACACAGTGTAAACTTCACACAAGCTTTATTTACAGTTGACATAAAATGTCTTTACAACAATCATCCACATGAAAGAAACACAACAATGAAATCATAAATATACATGGATTacttactgtactctatatacaaTGGTAGAGGAGTTGATATATATAAGCACGAGGAGCAGAAACAATTATATAGTTTAAATGTTCCCTATAATGGGAcacaatgttctctctctctctctcgctatctctctctctcattctgctaTGTGGAAAGTTCTGTTCTGCTTTTACTGGACATTGTGAAGAATATCCTGGAGGAGAGCACTTAGTTTCGCAGAGAAGTCCTCCTCCAATAAGCCCAGAGGTTGTAGAGAGAGCGGCTCGCTGGGGCTCTGAGCCTGTGACTCCTGCCCCAGAAGGTGCTTCTCAATTCGGGCATGGAACAACTGGTCCTGTAAGGCGACACTCTGGCAGAACTGCTCCATACTGGTTGACACCACTGCCTTGAGGGGCTGTGGAGCCAGCAGGAGATGGGCCAGCTTTGCTTTCAGCACCCCCACTCTGCCCTGGACCTCCAGACTCAACGCCTGCGCCTCCTGTCCCAGCCGGACATTCACCTCCTGGCAGAAGTCCCCCTGAATGGTACCATTGAGCTCCCTGATCATGCTGGACATCTTGGTTTTGAAGTCCTGGATGAGGAAGGTCATTTCGGCACTGCTGTCGTCCAAGGTCTGGCTGATCCACTGCACAGCCTCCAGGTATAGGATGGGTCTGGCCACCGCCTGGCGTTCCGCTGCCTCCAATCCCTGAAAGTAGAGCCTGAGGTGGCTACACAGCTCCTGGCTGTTGCCGTCCAAGGCACTCTGGAGCTGCTTGATCAGGGGGCCTAGGCGATCTCTCATGCTGGCCAGGGTGGACTCGCTGGACTGGGGGTGGGCAGGGTACGGGGCAAGCATCTCCCTCAGCTTAGTGAGCTCCTGGCGAAGGCGGGCGCGCAGCCTCTCGGACTCCAGGGTAAGCTTGTGCCGGATCTCGCTCACCATGGGGTTGGCGCTGTCCTGGAAATACAGGTTGCTGTTCTCCACATGGCTCTTCCACAGCCCGCTGTTCACATACAGGATCAGTTAAAACACTGTTATAAGGCTGTTATGAGGCTGTTAAGGGGTTGTTGCAGGACTGGGACAGGGCTGTTAAAATACTGCTATAATACCATTATATGACTGTTATAAGGCTGTTATAAGTCTGTTATGGGACTGTTATACGGCTGTAATAAGGATGTGTAGGATTGTTAGAAGGCTCACCTGTATACATGCATTTCTGATTCATGATTCAATTGTTTATGTCATATATTGTATGAGGACATACTTGACATCCTTGTTGAGTTCTGTCTTCTCATGAGCCTGATTTGTCATCATGTCCCGTAGTGCCTGGGGTGTTTCTCTGCTGGTACGGTGGCGTGGGTATGCTACAGTAGAAGGTAGGAGAAGTTAACACCATTGATACATGAACTCCTTTTAAATTCTATTATTCTCTTTAAAACACCATTTACATCTGCTCTATATTATGACAAACACTATTCGATAGCAGATGCAATTATGTTTTTAATGAAAAGGAAAGGGAAGAAAGCACAAACCTGTGGTTGTCAAAAAGGACAAGGCGAAGATCACTACTTTGAGATGCATGGTTTTTTTTCACTGAAGAAAAATGGGAAAATGAATTTTTTGATTTTTCACAGGAATCTTCAGACTAAATAGACCAAACAACAATAGAAGTAGCTGAAGATCAATAAGTGCTAGAGAGTGGCCTGTCCTTACCTGTATACTAGGATTGGCAGAATGACTCTTCATCAAGACCGTGCTTATAAAGGGATGGGTCCTTCTTTTCATTGGCTGCCCTTAACTCTGCCTGTGTCAACACACAACATGTGGAGGGTCATGTTGATAAGGAATAGCACCCAACACAACGCACAGTAACTCTCCCTGTCACAGACTGCACAAGCTCCAACATTCCTTGCGACATCGGTTTCAAGAATTTCAAATGATGTCATCCTGTATTAAGGGGCAAGATTGTAAAAGCGTTGTGGTCTTAAAATGAGTCATGTGGGGCGACAGGGTCAATATCAGGAAGAGTTTGTAGGTCAATAAAAGAGGACATGCAAAGTTGATTCAATACAACTACCATGGGGACACGTGTTCCTAAAAAAACACCACGTTGAATTATAATTTAAATGCACTATTAAATTCATCCGCTTAGATACACTACATGGCTTAAAGTACAGTATGTCAAGTTTTAAAAATGTTATTTCAAAAGCATCAGCAGGGTTcacaccattcacacacacagtcccaaaacacagtcCACACTGCTGGAGGTCCTCAAGATAGCCTCCGCCACCACCGTCGGTCGCTCGTCCAGCATTTGTCCATCGGTTGTTGGTTGCCAGTTGTTCCTCTTCGCCGGTTATCATCAGGCGTCTGCGGCACCAAGCCCACGGTCTGTTCCACACTGGCGATAGCGGGGGAGAGGAAGACATGCATGAGCAGGAGCCGTTCTGAACAGAAGTATTTGACCACACTCACATGTTATGGGGTTGACCGTCCCTTATCTGCAGAATAGAGCGTTGTCGACTCAGATCCCCCTCTGGCTGCAGGCTGGATGTGACGTGGTGACTACTGGTGGTCGTGGTCGTGGAAGCAGCAGCAGTTCGGccagtgcttcatttgtaaattgggAGGTGCGGGAACAAAATGTGAGCCAAGATGGAGGGCTATGAGGTACCTGAGAACGCATGAAAGAAAGATAACCTTTTTAATAAAGCATTGCATCATCATTGCTTTTGTGTGCTGGCATAGCGCAGTAGAGTAGAGCCGCTTGCAAAAGTTGCACACATAGGAGAACCCGAAATTGAAGCCTGGGATCTGGGAAAAATGTGGCCTTTTATGAAtgaatttcatgcaattctacatcatTTTAGATTATCGTTTTTAATACCTCACAAATGATCAaaatgacaggctactttgacactgacaaacagaatctgagatcaataaaaacaaccttgtcttgaatccatcaatagcctgGGCCTACTTGTGTGGAGACACATTGTACAACATgaggaaattatagtcctaaaacagctttccagtttcactgactcacccaatgctCGCTCGCCATCGATGGCAGATGTGCGCTGCCTAAAGACAATTTCTCTCGTTTTATTTTGTGTAAAACAATGCTATTTTCTCAGGAGGCCTATTTGGAAGTTGACAACATATTtggtagcctacagatagatTAGTATTCTCTTTTCACTGACACATTTGTCACGTGTTCCCAACTGTAGGCATGCCATGTGATTGGGCTGcacacaatccacagctaggctttTTTAGGCTGCGAGATGAAGTGCAATGCTGGAAATTAGTGGCAACGCGTTTTTCATAGGCTACAATGTTGCAATGTTGCACGGGCCGACCCAACATGAATCCATTCTTAGAATATTAGCCACATTTCACATTACATTTTTTAGGGGGCATGAGAACTACAGAGAAGGCAACTTGAATTAACTCTGCTTTTATTAGAATTTGTACATTGCAAACAGTGAAGAAAATGTGTACTGGATCCTGGCAAATGGGTTCCGGAACCAAACGGTCCATAAAATGGAGAGGTGCCGAATCCTGTTCCAGCAGTATGCGGCTTTGGTGTGTTCGCCATCCAGCTGCAGTCCCCAAACTCTTCTTTGGTGGGGTTTATCGTGCATGTACTAGAGTGTGGGCCAGAGACAGTGAGAAACTAAATCCTACCTGCCAGCCCATTTTCTCTCAAAAAATATTTGAGACTGTTTCCAATGGTCTACTTAATAAGCTCTTTAAACACATTTTCtgtgtctccttctccctcataCTGGATCTcaacctctctttccctctcgtaCTGTCCACACTGTATCAGTACAGTGTTCCACTGTCGCTGTTTCCTGGCAATAATCACACTTTCCTGTTGGATGCTTTCCTATCACATTCAATGTGTTATTCAACCAGCTGCATCCCACCCTTAATCTTGTAAAAATAgcatcctctcttcccctccccgaTTTTCCTCTGTACTTGGAATAAATGCCTGCCCTTAGTGGCTCTGTTCCACAGCTCCTGCCATCTCTGCACCACAACTGTCCATATCAGACCTTTTGCCTCTGCCTTGCTCATTGAAACTTCAACATCCAATTCCCCACTACTAAGGGCCTGTTTAGCCAGTACATCAGCTGGCTCGTTCCCCTCCACCCCCACATGGGCAAGTCTTGTCTGCTACGTGAGCGAAAGAACTTCAGACTCATCAACACTGCACATAAGTCAGAGCAAATAACTATTCTGTTTGGCTTGATTTCCTCCACCCACTGCAAGGCCAACAGTACGGACAGCAGCTCCACTGTGTAAACAGTCAGGTGATCTGTAATACGTTTCCTGACTGCCACCCCACATTCCTGCACTACAAATGCTGACCCAGTATGTCCTCTCCTTGGGTGTTTTGAACCATTTGTGAATATGGGCACAGAATCCTGATATACAGACATCTATTATACAGACATCTATTAAACAGATTAGATGGATCAACCCCCTCCCTATCTTTCCCCGAGTCTCTCCAACACGTCTAGATCAACAACTGGAGGTGGAAGTAGCCATAGTGAGTTCACAGGAATAGCTACCTTCGGGCTAAACTCCCTTCTCCCTCGCCTGGTTATTACCCCACCTAAAGCTTGTGTTCTGTCCTCGCTCATGTTCCCTGCATGTCTGTAAAATCCCTTTTGCAGGATAGTCTCCGACCTGGAACGTTATTTCAATCATGCCAAGGTGTGGCAGACCTGGGCCAACTCACTCTCCAAGTAGACCACCCAAGGGGGAGGAATCTGCAATAAATAAATCAGAAAACACAAAAGGAGGGAGAGGCACAGCACACTATTGAAAATCATGTAACATAGAGTAAAGCACAAAAATTATGATAAAGGTCACTGGAAActctaaataaatataaaatatacacaAAAAGGGCTGTTTTCCAATTGGGGGAAAAAACAAGGGATGGCAACATGTGACAGGCAATTAATGGCACTATCAGATATAGAACACTGAAGCCAACTAGGATAAAGCTCAATGGTTGCTTCCCACCAGTCCTTGTCATGAGTCAACAACTGGGTGAGCCTGGAAAAACTCAAGTTCCTTCTGAATCCCCTCAGTCTGGGGCAGAGACTATGCCTACTGTGCTTAAAACAAAGAGTACACAGACATGGAAAGTAGGTCTCTGTTAAAGACCTCTGAAAACAATGGTAGTATATATTATCAGGGTCTGGCTGCACTTGGTTGAATGTTTCCATCTGACTAGAGTTCTCTAATCAGTTCTGGAATACCTCATGGAACACTCAGAATCATGGAGGCACTCGGCTACATTCACAGACTAGTGCTATAAGACTAAATATAGTTTGCATGTTGTCTGTACTGCTTTGACTGTgagccaaccctgtctgttttgcctCAAAGTTGTGCATGTATTGGTTTTACCCATCGATATTACTCTCACCTCATATGAGCTCATCTGTTCCAATATCTCTATACGAGTCATATTTATATGTGAATTAGTATAAACAGCCATAATGTCATTGATCTGCAGTCGTCATGCCAACACAGACGGTTTAACCATTGACTGCAGCCAGGACACATCCTTCACTCATCTCATCCCGCTTGTATGTGTGTGAAAGGTCACTGCAACTCTCTTAGGTAACTAGCTAGTTGTCATTGACAGAGCTTCTGTGGTGAATTATGTAGGCTATTCCAAGTAGCCAAAACAAGTGGAAGAATATATTACAGGGAACGTCCTCGAAAGTGGATAACAGTGGCGTACCGCAAGGTCTGTGCAAGGAAGGAAACAGCTAacttcctacaattctacacattttgccatggggaaaTGAAAACAtttaactgttttaaagctcATTTCGTGCAATTCTACTCACATTgacatggagcagagagaaaaaaTGGGCAGTTTAAATCTAATGCTATTGTTCACATTTTGCTATGATGTTGAGAAGATTTATTAGAGTTTTTAAAGCAATATTTCTTGTcattaaaaataaacaaattgcCATCACTTTTGACATGTTCATCTAAAGCATTGTACACTTTAGTTCTATATTTGTGGTTTCTAGGCAGTTAGCCTATGTTCATATTGCACCTTGTTTTCATTGATGCTCATTTGGTTGGTGACATTGATTtagtatattttttattttatttattttttatttacctttatttaaatagggaagtcacttaagaacaaattcctattttcaatgacggcctaggaacagtgggttaactgcctgttcaggggcagaacgacagatttgtaccttgtcagctcagggatttgaacttgcaaccttccggttactagtccaacgctctaaccactaggctaccctatctAGTGGGTATGTGTACCACTAGATAAAGGCCAGGAGAGTCCTGTTGTGTCTTAATTTGATGAGGAAGCATCAAATTAAGGGACAAGGGAGACATCCAGTTCTAGATTAAGGCCACCTGCTTCTGCCTGTGCAGGCGGTTGACTTCTGAACATACTGCAGGTTATTACACatcccaggcacacacacaagtgCATTCACACTCAAGCATTTGCACACTCAagcgcacgtacacacacgcacatacccaTGCACATTCCTAgtgtatacaaacacacacagacacaaacgcgcacacacacttgcattaTACACTTCCATTCTGTATTTGTGGTTTCTAGGCGGTTAGCCTATATTGAAAATGCTACTGGTTTTCATTGATATTAATTTGGTAAGTGGTATGGATTTGGTGCATGATTATGTGTATGCGTATGTGTTCCACTGGATAAAGGCAAGGACACGCCCTTTATAGCTTAATTTGATGAGGAAGCAAGGGTGAAGATTAACCTTGGATTTTGAAAACAAGCTGGCAGCATTTCAGTACACAGCACAAAGTTTGACGCAACTGGATAAGCAGCGAAACATAGTATTCATTTCTCACGGCCACTCTTTGACCTGGCAAAATGGCAAACAGAAACCGGCTTAAGAACAGTCCGCTAATTCTGAACATCCAATGCAAATAAATAGCACGTTCCTAGAATTTGGGGAGAATTGCAGTGAATCATAAAGCGAAGTTGATGATGATGTGACGAGAGCTAAATACCTATCAGTCCAATATCAGTACCATGGTAGGATTGATATGAAGAACGCCTGTAATCTGAACTGGATATATTGGGTTACCGCTTTCAACCCACCAGTCCCCCATGTTAGCTTACCTCTCAGGCCCCATCAATGATTCAGTAGGCCAGGGAAAGTGCTGGTCTCCTGTACCCCACTGACTCTCACTGAGTCTGGGACAGCAGTAGCAGGACTGTCCAGGACTGGGATGATGCTAAGGAAGTCGGGGCCAGGGGTCTGCAGGTTGCCCACCCTGCTGCTTTGGTGGCCTGTATGTCTGTGTGAAGGAGCACACTGTCTATGACCACAACAGAACGGAGAAATCCAAGGAGATGGAAAGGCCATGTGAACAAGGtaggctgtctgtgtgtctctgcatgCGTAGATAGACCTGGATATTGAGAGTAATTATGATCTCATTGTTAGGCTATTGTGTTTTAACTGTGTGTGGCATGAGAGACAAAACCTGACTATGCCACCTTGTGACAATATATTAATACCCTTGgtattaccactaccactaccatctcATGTGGTAAAACTCTGTTTATTCAATCAGGATACTATTGTCCAGTGGGAAGTCCCACACCAGTGCTATGTCTGAGGGGTACGTTTGGGCCAACGGTTGGTGCTAGATCCATAGACAGCTGTCTCAGCTGCCCAACCAACCACTACTGCCCCGCGGACTGCTCTGCCCTCCAGCCTGCCCTGTGGAGCCTGGGCACAGTAGCCAGGACAGATTTATTTATGTTTAGTATCGTGTATCAATGACTCTGTCCTATCAGTCTTTCGTAGTACCAGGCACACAGGTTTCATGCACAAACAGTTAACACAATATGCTGTATCCACTTGATTCATGGGTACAATCAACATAGCCGGAGTCTAATTTCCATCCGTGTCAGTCACTCATCCATGTCAGTCAGGAGCCTTCCACTCAGCAGTTCATGTTCAAAAGGGAAATGACTGTAGGTACTCTGAAGGACTTCTAGTTATTGGAGATTGAGTGTCGATCTAAGCATTTTttaaaatgtcaaatcaaatcaaatccaattgtagttgtcacatgctttgtaaacaacaggtgtttactaacagtgaaatgcttactaactggatcttcccaacaatgcagaaagaAACATAGgaaaataatagaaaaataataggAATAaaaacacaatgagtaacaataacttggctatatacacggggtaccagtaccgagtcgatgtgcaggggtacgagataATTGAGGTAAACATTTCACTCCTGCTCTCGCTCTTCCCTCCTGGCAcccgagggcgccaggctgccctgcattacgcactcctgccaccatcattatgcacacctgccttCCATCGTCAAGCGCATCAGCGATTCATTGGACATTCCTGGACTCAATTACCTGTTTTTTTTtatctcccctatatctgtctgttccccagctcctTTCCCTGCTTCAGCATTGATTGTTGTCAGTCTTTGTGTTACCCAGTAATGCCGTTCCTGTCCTGTTGCATGTCCATTCCAAATTAAATGTAAACTCCTCGTGCCTGCTTCTCTTCTCCACCGTCGTTCCTAACAtaactatacacagtaccagtcaaaagtttggacataactactcattcaatgttttttttgtgtttattTTCTCCATAatacagaataatagtgaagacatccaaactatgaaataacacatatggaatcatgtagtaaccaaaaaagtgttaaacaaatcaaaacatattttatatttgagattgttcaaagtagccaccctttgccttgatgacagcttttcacacccttggcattctctcagccaacttcacctggaatgcttttccaacagtcttcaaggagttcccacatatgctgggcacttgttggctgcttttctgtcacgctgcggtccaactcattccaaaacatctcaattgggttgaggtcgggtgattgtggtggccaggtcctctgatgcaggactttccttcttggtcaaatagcctttacacagcctggaggtgtgttgggtcattgtcctgtagaaaaacaaattatagtcccactaagcgcaaaccagatgggatggcgtattgctgcagaaaggtttggtagccatgctggttaagtgtgccttggattctaaataaattactgacagtgtcaccagcaaagcaaccccacaccatcacacctcctcctccatgcttcactgtggggacatgcagagatcatccgttcacacaAAGACACACCGGTTGGAAccgaaaatctcaaatttggactcttcagaccaaaggacagatttccaccagtctgtcATTGCTCGtgcttcttggcccaagcaagtctcttatcattggtgtcatttcatagtggtttctttgcagcaattcgaccatgaaggcctgattcacgcagtctcctccgaacagttgatgttgagatgagactgttacttgaactctgtgaagcagttatttgggctgcaatttgaggtgcagttacctctaatgaacttatcctctgcagcagaggtaagtctgagtcttcctttcctgtggtggtcctcatgagagccagtttcatcgtagcgctttgcaactgcacttgaagaaacttccaaagttcttgaaatgttccgcattgactgaccttcatgtcttaaagtaatgatggactgtcatttctctttgcatatttgagctgttcttgccataatatggacttggtcttttaccaaatagggctatcttctgtatcccACTCCTttcttgtcacaacacatctgattggctca
Coding sequences:
- the LOC135545234 gene encoding uncharacterized protein LOC135545234 — its product is MHLKVVIFALSFLTTTAYPRHRTSRETPQALRDMMTNQAHEKTELNKDVNGLWKSHVENSNLYFQDSANPMVSEIRHKLTLESERLRARLRQELTKLREMLAPYPAHPQSSESTLASMRDRLGPLIKQLQSALDGNSQELCSHLRLYFQGLEAAERQAVARPILYLEAVQWISQTLDDSSAEMTFLIQDFKTKMSSMIRELNGTIQGDFCQEVNVRLGQEAQALSLEVQGRVGVLKAKLAHLLLAPQPLKAVVSTSMEQFCQSVALQDQLFHARIEKHLLGQESQAQSPSEPLSLQPLGLLEEDFSAKLSALLQDILHNVQ